The stretch of DNA aagattttgaaagtCATGAAAAACCAGTTAAAATTCGACGTATCAActaatgtgatatatatattgagatgataaaattatgatgaaGAACGACATTTCTCTATGATTAATATCGTACCACTAGAAAttaagtgaaaaagaaaagagaatctCACCCTGgaaagaatatgaagacaaaCATAAACTGAAAATACATCTCCAAGAGTTTTCTTCTGTACCATCTTATCCTAAGCCAGTTCAGAATGATCGGCTGCAATCCAAAACATAATACCACAAATTTCAAGCTCCAATATTGCAAAAATATTCATGGAAACAAAAGTAGAAAATCTTCCACATTCACTTACTGGCATGACAATGAAGTACCCAAATGCCACGATTCCCAATTGAATCAAAGTCGAGGTAAGATCTTCTTCGTTGTTCACTCCAGTAACAGCAAAGGCTGGCTGCTCAACCTATCAAGACAATTTCCATTTAAAAGTGTAGCTCAAGATCAGAACAACTTGTTTTGGAAATCTATATACTGATCATAAGATAAGAGTACTGATCTTACGGCTGCTAAAAGGGCTCCAACTTGAATTGCCAAAGAGGCTTTCTTTAGACTGAACTCGGGGAAGAGCTTCTGGTGCTTAATGCATGCAGGTGTCTGATATTGAACATAAGGGGCTCTCAAATTCATGCATATACACATAGAATCACCGAAAAAAACTCCACATGAAGGAAAAAATCGATCGAAAAGAACTGAccataaagaagaagaaataaagtgTACCTTCCTGCAGGGCTTGTCATTGTGCGATGGTTTGTGTTTAGCAGTGGTGAAGAGACAAGGAGATTTGCAGTGAGACGGGGAGAAAGGAAGTGGTCGAGCTTTGGGAATTTGGAAGCTCAAAGTGCAGCTCATTTTAGAGCTCTACGTTCTGTGTGTGTTTTCCTTATCTATTTAAGTTTAGTTTCATGGCACATAATTAATGCCTGACATgagtttttcaaatatttagaaaatcCTACGTGGCAACTAAGGCTCATCTATGACCACACGTGATATGGTTGATTGGGCTTTCGAGTTTCAAGGATCATATACCCTACTTTTATCGTGTTCGCTTGCCCGCCTTGCcgtgtccatttttttttttctttttttctttttttctaatcaagcatgCATAGTATTGATATAGAAATATTACAACAATACTAAATGTTTGAAGGGCCACTctaaatatacaaaatacatCTGGATAGATTATCTAAAGATATGCAACCAAAGGCTAAGTTGGTTATTGCTCATTACGTCACTGAGTGCTCACATCAATTTTGagattgataaattttttttaacgcTCCAATATTTCCAAGTATGTAAGATTTGACGGATATCATCAATAATATGAGTTATCTATCATATTGATGATGAAGTTTCCACTTTGATGGTTGAAATAACCAACTGAGTGTCACCGTCCAGAATGAAAAGACAATTTTGCAGGTATTTTCCCATCTTTGTTGTGAGGAAGGTCGAATAGGCTTTTGCAATGATTGGACTTGTGGATTGAATTTTATGTCCATATTTCCAGTATCTTACCTTCTAAGTCACGGCCTACTGCTGAAGACGTTGAATAAGAGTCTTTCATTGCAGCATCAAAAGAAATACTCAACTGGTTCCAAGGTGGGGGTTGCCATTTCAGTATTGtttgagatttcaatttttctttccatgccTATAGATATGCTTGGTAGGAGATTTTGAACTGTTCCTTTGACTTCCTTAGAGATAATATTGATTGATTATGAACTAtatcattttgttttctctagATAAAATCTAACATTAAAACTGCAAATATCTAGAATGAGTATTTTTCCAATGAATAGAATAGACTCTGGGTTAATAATAATCAATATCCACTCCTACATTGAGTTAATCGGCAATAATGTCAGATTTAAGGATCTGTTACTTTGGTTCCATAATATCCTGGTGATTGGATATTCAATGAAAAGATGGAACATGGTTTATTCATATTCATTGCACAGTGGAAAATTGTTTGAGGGGAGGTTTGGAATGACATTTTTGTGTCTACCCTTGGTGTGAATAATGTTCcaaatgattttctaaattaGTAACTTTTGGCGGTCATGGATTTTCAAGTGCCAAAGTTCTTTTCAGTGTCGTGCTTTGAAAATTTGGCAATGGTATATTAGAATTTTTTGCCGTTATATGGTACGCTGTTTTAATAGAGAATTTATCATTGTGGCTTGGTGTCCAAATCAAGGAGTCCATTCTTTGATTATTTTGAGgaagagaaatttttttgatttcTGTGATGCTTTCTTGCTCAAAAAGGGTTATCATTTGCTGGGTGTTCCATGAAAGAGTGTTAGGTATAATCAGATCAGAGACCTTCAAATAAGGTTGGGCCTCATTCATTTGATGAAGAGGCTTtggtgtaaaattttttatagaatccAACGTTTTGACCACACATTGACAAATAGTCCATTGAATACTTGAGAGTGTGTACCTTTTGAGAATAACTCTCTTGTCTTGAGGATTCATTTCCATAACCATGAATCAGTCAATTTTGACGTTGCCTTCAAGAAGGTTGATATAATGCCACAAACTTGGATTTGATTGACTCATTTCTCATCTCGTTTTAGCTAATAAAGCTAAATTCATGTTTTCCATTCATCTCAAACTAAGCCCGCCTATATTTTTTGGTTGACAAATAGAtttccaaaatttcaaagtcaaattatgtttttgttttttggtgaagccccaccaaaaatttttaaaacttgtattCAAATATTTGGAAACTGATTTTGGCAGCAGGGGCATTGACATTTGGTATGAAGAAATTGTGCTTGTCACTGTCTTGATCAGCATGGTTTTTCCTGCTTGTGAGAGTAGCTTTGATTTCCAACCCTCAAGTTTTTTTATCTATTCTCTCCAATAgctctttgtaatttttttgtttgctttgtAAAATGAGGTTGGAAACCCTAAGTACTTCATTCTGGATGATGGCAGCTTTTATGGTATTTTTAGAGAAATTGCATCTCTGGTGGCCTTATTAGTATTTCTTGTAATGTAAATTGAGGACTTGTTTTGGTTGATTCTTTGTCTTGACCAATCTTGATATTTCCCTAGACTGTCAATAATTGCTTGAGCATTTTTTTCACTGgcttttccaaaaatgattaaggtatcgtttggattcgaagatgagttgagatgggttgtgaatagtagtgagatttgtaagttaaaattgatgaataataatgaatagtagtgagacgagttgagatgagttgaaatgagttgagatgacttgcgaatacaaaccgggcaaatcatctgcaaataaaagGTGAGATATTGGAAGATTATTTCGGCTTAACTGGATACCTTCAAAGTTGCCTTGTACTTTCGATATGCCTATTAATTTGGATAACACCTATGAGCATAATTGAAGAGGAAAGGTGATGTGGGGTCACCTTGCCTAAATCTTCTTTACgctttgaaaataattaatgaatcAGGATTCAATAATTGGTCTATTGTCTAGTTACTTGGGCCCAATTTGATGTAGTCGATCATGTTACTACATCTTCAGATGGTAGTTGAGAAATGGTAGAATTTGGTGTTGAGATCTGATGAAATTAACCAAGAAATTCGGGAATTCTGATGCCACAATGTTTCTTCATGCTTCAGTTGTTCCTGGAGATTTTGTTGGAGttgtttttctcttatcaagttCTGTTGAGTTGGTGAATTGCATTGAATATCAATGagttaattttttgtttgctaGATGTTAACTTGAATTTTCCCAAAATGAACTTTGTTCTAATGTTTGAGGGCATCTTTAGTAGCCTTGATTTTTTGCAAAGTATGAACGTCAGTTTCCCCACAAATTTCTTGCTCCGGGCTTCTAGAATTATTATTTGACTTAGTGACTCATGGATCCAGAATtactcaaatttgaaaaagaaagcaCGTTGTTAGTGCTTTGTTGTATTGAGTAGAAGCAGGTGATGATCTAATGATGAAATGGTCAGGTGCTACAGCGTGGCATCTGGAAATAATAGTCTCCATTGAGGATTTGTTATTCCACGATCTaatctttctctttttaatGCATTGTCTTGTCTGATGTTGGTCCATGTAAAGGAGGGGCCAGTGAATCCGATGTCAATTAGGTCATGTGTTTCTATAAGATTTTTCAATCCATCAATAGAAGAGGATATGAAGGGTCGCCCACCAAATTTTTCTGATTGGTTTAAGAGGTCATTGAAATCTCCTATACAACACCATGGATTTGAGAAAGCTTTGAATGTAGAGTCCAACAATTTCTAAAAGTTTGCTTTATTATGTCATTGAGTTGAGGCAAAAACATATGTGACTAGCCAATGATGGTTAGGAGGATAAGAGTAACCAAAATAGACATTGCATTCACATTAATATGTATGGAATCAACATCTACACCCGGACGTCATAACAACAAAAGGCCTCCTTTCTTTTCCGAGGTTgggaaatttataaaatgatggaaaccaagacTATTCACAATAGATAATGTGCATTCTGTAGGAACCATGGTTTTTGACAAAAATATGATGTCTGGATTATTCTTCCTAATATTAGCTCTTAAATTTCTGATTGTCTTGGGTCAGGCAAGTCCCTTGCAATTCCATACCATTATCTTCATAGAGCTAGTGGAGGCAGTGTTGAGCTTACCTCATTAGCTGTTTTGGATTTCTCGGTGACTGCATGTGGTGTTGCTCTATGATATGGATTAGATCGAAATTGCTCCTTAGATTTTTCCCAAAGCACCAAAGTGCATTTTGAGAACCATGACCACCAGAGTTTGCTCTTTAGAGGTAGAATTTGGGTCCATTTCAGCATATAAGTTGGATGGATTTTTGGTAAGATTCTTTTGCAGCCTTTTTTCGATGGCTGGATATCTTCTTGTGTAGAAGGAGTGCTTGGTCTCTTGAATATTTTCTCTGAGTTAGAGAGGTCTACTTGGAAAGCTTCATGGACTTTGGTGGACTACATAGAGATAGTGCAGCATCATTTGTGCAATTCAAAGATAAATCGATCACTGTAGGCCCATGGCTTTTGTATGCACGGTAGGCTTAAGGGTTTGGTGACTACTTGACTATAATTGAAGTGATGATGGGCCTGATTGTTTAGGTAAGGCCCTTGAATGGCCAGACTTGGGTAGTTAGATATGGGCTCGCTTGTATTGGCTGAGAGAGTCTTTTTATCGTGTTTTGCTTGCTGTGCTTTGTAGCCTACCACTGTAGCTGCTTCCATTGGGAGCGCCAGACAGCCTTGTTTCGTACAGAGAGAAATGAAATTCCCTATTGCGCTTAATCAATCAGATATTGGCATTGTGGAGGGATAAAATGTTAAGCCCAAGGTTGAGCCCAGCCACCAGGCCACGTTAGAAGACTAGATAAATAGATGGGAGTGGGGGACAAGGAAGGACATGACTAGACAAAAGGATGGGAGTGAGGGACAAGGAAGGACATGACAGGCAGGTGGCAGGCGGCTTCAGTAGTGGCGCAAGTGGGAAGAGAAGGCATCCTAACACGCAATGATGGGCACGCACAACAAATAGACGTATAAAAAGCCTTTAGCCAGATGACCAAAAGAGACTCTCGACTTcaacttcttcctcttcttcttcaacctcggAAATGAGCGCACTAGTGAGATTTTCCCCATCAACAAGTGGATCTCCAGCTTCCTTTGTACAGTGAGATGTGATggaccatgagagactgtaaataaatacattatagtggatttctcctccTCAAACGCTCATGGAGGTAGACATTATgacgaaccacgtaaatctataTGTCCatcctctttttatttatttgcacTTGTTTCCCTTTTACTACTATGGATGTTTGCACTGACACTGTATAGCCACACCAGATCACTGTCAGGGGTACCGGATCACACCGAACGAGGCTCCAATTGACTCAGTGGGCCTGGAATGACTCTTTCATTCCTTCCGGCCTGTTGTGTGATTTTTAAAGTATCCATAGGTATGAATAATTAGACTCCATTGGACTGGTCTAAGAACTTGGGTTGACTGATAGGAAGGAATTCATAGAGAAGATATATGATCGGGATTGAAGGGTTAGGTGGTAAGGAATTAATTCGTACTAGAGATTGTTGAACAGTAGCTCTCCACAATGGAAGGGTTGGAAGCTCGTTTGTTTTGCCGAGATCTAGTGGATGCCTAAGTGTTGTACTGACGCCGATCTTGTGAAGGGGAAATCTTCATAGGTAAGAGTTAATCGTGGAGATTCCCGATCTTGGAGATTGCCGATGTCGACGCCAACATTTTCACAGGTGAGAGCCAACGTTTCTTCCCCTTCCTCatgaatttttttcccttatttttcctttgcttttgCACTTGGAGAAAATTTCCTTGGATGTTGGTTTTGTGCCTGCGATTCAATCAATACAAGGGTCAGGGTGATCTGAGAGCTTGGATTTTGAGATGGGTTGTCGATCTGGTTTGGATTTGGCTGTGTGATtgcttgagatttttgttgggGGCTAATTTGTTGTTGAGTAAGGGTTATCTACTCATAACCATGAGCCGAATGGAAAGTGGGTGGGGATAATTTTTAGGAGAGTGCAAAAAATCTGTGAGTGGCCTAATCTGCCTAATCTCCCACATGCATAGCAGAAATCAAACAATCTTTCATACTTAAAGGAAACTTGTGTGTCTATGTTGTTATCTCTAGGAAGCCAGAAACCTTGTTTCAGTGGTATTCCATGCTGCTTTGATACTTGCATGTATTGCGGATTTATTCAACGGGCAGGCAGCTACAACTCGTCCAACCAGTGCAAGCTTAGTAGTTTTTTTGGCTGCTTCAATAGATGGTACTAAGTTGAGGTCTTTCCAGGAAAGAGTTTCTGTTTATTGGATTAGTGAATCCATTTTCATAAATTGCAATTCTGTTTCTGGAAATCTTTGTCTGTATTTCATTTAGGAAAGGGTTGAGTACTCCATGAAGGAGTGGAAAGTCATTGGAGGGTGAAGAGAGACTCTAGAAAGAGAGTGGAGTACCATAGATTTTGTAATGTTTGTCATGTCGATTTAGTTTACAATTTAGCCACAAAAGCAATGTTTGTTgggatgataaatatattttttcttttaagaacgctatttagattaattttggAGGTACACACTCTCACACAAGGAATTTTTCGCAAATATTTCAATAATTCAAAGAGAAATTTTCCTAAtaataacttaataaaataagagtaataagtattatttttatgtaatttttatcactctttatatttatgaaaaatatcattttcctttcaatgctattgattttatttttatatatttttatttattttattggatttaaaagaatatgaagatTTAGTataaaatgagagcattttggtacaaaagaatagACTACAAATCCAGATCGATGAGAGGCAGCGAGATATGAATAGAGCTGATGAGATTTGGGTGAGGAGCCTTGTCCCGTAGGTAGCAAAGAGTTATTTCTCGCCTAAAGacgagaagacttacctctcggtaggcaATGAGATTCATGACCAGAAGGTGCGACTAGAAGGTgcgaagacttggcgacaaggcttTAGACGATTAGATTGGGTAACTAGTCTATACGACTAATTTAAAAGACCTACCTAAACgacattataaaaaataactagaaaaAGCGAGATGAGTCTTTCATCCCGGTCGGGAGTCTTTGCACTAGGTAGGCGAGGAGAGGCCCGTTcctttgtgacctccatgcctGTTCATTTGTGACATCCACACccgccagttatattcagcgcacatgACATCTACTCGCCTCTACCCTTCTAAGTTCTGCAATAAATCTATTGGCAAAAAAATCCTCCCGAACTCTGCAAATaaagccgcatatcactgaatcttccctTTTTGATAATTCCGAtattcttgagataatttccttttatgttaacatctatctttataaacaattttccatatttttaggctagattgtagccgcatttattttgtgtccgaatttgagttttgacatctatttaatcctgtCTTGTGGGATAAATATAGGGTCTTTGATTTTTGAATCTTAGTTTGAGTTTTAGTCTGGGTTAGAGAGTCTGAGATTTAGGTTTTCGATTATTCCAAAATTAttctttgagtttctttcaaggagtcGGATCTGGAGAGCAGAGGTGAGAGCCGCATGTTTCCTCAAACCGACTTCAACAAAGAAtaccagtttttttttcttttcaattccattataaacaattctatttt from Juglans microcarpa x Juglans regia isolate MS1-56 chromosome 3S, Jm3101_v1.0, whole genome shotgun sequence encodes:
- the LOC121256903 gene encoding NAD(P)H-quinone oxidoreductase subunit L, chloroplastic, with product MSCTLSFQIPKARPLPFSPSHCKSPCLFTTAKHKPSHNDKPCRKTPACIKHQKLFPEFSLKKASLAIQVGALLAAVEQPAFAVTGVNNEEDLTSTLIQLGIVAFGYFIVMPPIILNWLRIRWYRRKLLEMYFQFMFVFIFFPGVLLWAPFLNFRKFPRDPSMKYPWSTPQDPSKIKNDYLKYPYAEPEDYA